A single genomic interval of Halobacillus halophilus DSM 2266 harbors:
- a CDS encoding ribose-phosphate diphosphokinase, producing the protein MSSKSAMKLFTLNSNEPLAQEISEILETPIGKSSVVRFSDGEVQINIEESVRGDDIYLIQSTSQPVNEHLMELLIMIDAMKRASARTINVVLPYYGYARQDRKARAREPITAKLIADLLESAGVSRVITMDMHAPQIQGFFNIPVDQLLGTSILGQYYREKDMKDIVVVAPATSGLSRARRMANLLDTPIAFIDKRRPEPNADEVMNVVGSIEGKTAIIVDDMIDTAETVVQAATALVESGVNDIYACGTHAVLSEPAVQKIADSPIKELVITNTVFLPEEKQIDKIKSLSVAPLFADAIVRVQTDHSVSELFD; encoded by the coding sequence ATGAGTTCAAAATCCGCAATGAAGCTATTTACGTTAAACTCCAATGAACCTTTAGCGCAGGAAATATCTGAGATATTAGAGACACCAATAGGAAAAAGCTCCGTTGTTCGTTTTAGTGATGGTGAAGTGCAAATTAATATTGAAGAAAGTGTGAGGGGGGACGATATTTATCTTATTCAATCCACCTCTCAGCCGGTTAATGAACACTTGATGGAATTATTAATTATGATTGATGCAATGAAGAGAGCTTCAGCTAGGACCATTAATGTGGTGCTTCCGTATTATGGATATGCCCGTCAGGATCGAAAGGCTCGTGCGCGGGAGCCGATTACAGCTAAACTGATTGCTGACTTACTTGAATCGGCAGGGGTCTCCAGAGTCATTACTATGGATATGCATGCGCCTCAAATTCAAGGTTTCTTTAACATCCCTGTGGATCAGCTGCTTGGCACATCTATTCTGGGTCAATACTACAGAGAAAAAGATATGAAGGACATCGTGGTGGTAGCACCAGCGACTAGCGGCCTGAGTCGTGCCAGAAGGATGGCAAACTTGTTAGATACCCCGATTGCTTTTATTGATAAGCGGAGACCTGAACCGAATGCGGATGAGGTTATGAATGTTGTTGGATCCATTGAAGGGAAAACGGCCATTATCGTGGATGATATGATTGATACAGCAGAAACGGTGGTGCAGGCTGCGACTGCTCTGGTGGAAAGCGGAGTTAACGATATTTATGCCTGCGGAACCCATGCGGTTTTATCAGAACCTGCCGTTCAAAAAATTGCTGATTCGCCAATTAAGGAACTGGTCATCACGAATACTGTTTTCTTACCGGAAGAAAAGCAGATTGACAAGATCAAATCACTGTCTGTCGCCCCGTTGTTTGCAGATGCGATCGTACGTGTTCAAACGGATCATTCAGTAAGTGAACTGTTCGATTAA
- a CDS encoding SDR family oxidoreductase, with the protein MMKVLVVGANGQIGKHLVSTIQESDKLEAKAMIRKQEQASFFEDKGAETVVVDLEDDIETIAKAAEGVDAIVFTAGSGPHTGPDKTVLIDLDGAVKTIEAAKAAGVKRYVMISSFDTTREAIQSAPSSFAPYVAAKHYADEWLRGTELDHTIIHPGMLTNDEGTGQVEAASKVERGEVPREDVANVIAATLEDDSTIGKEFQVVGGTKSIKEAIQSL; encoded by the coding sequence ATGATGAAAGTACTTGTTGTTGGAGCAAACGGTCAAATTGGTAAACACCTGGTATCCACTATTCAGGAAAGCGACAAATTGGAAGCTAAAGCTATGATTCGTAAGCAGGAACAGGCGTCCTTTTTTGAAGATAAAGGAGCAGAAACAGTAGTCGTTGATTTAGAGGATGACATCGAAACGATTGCGAAAGCAGCTGAAGGAGTAGATGCGATCGTATTTACTGCAGGATCTGGACCTCATACTGGTCCGGACAAAACCGTTCTTATTGACCTGGACGGGGCTGTGAAGACGATCGAAGCAGCTAAAGCAGCTGGCGTGAAACGATATGTGATGATCAGCTCGTTTGACACAACCCGTGAAGCCATTCAGAGTGCCCCTTCATCCTTTGCACCATACGTTGCAGCGAAACATTACGCAGATGAATGGTTGAGAGGCACAGAATTGGATCATACAATCATCCATCCTGGTATGCTGACGAATGATGAAGGAACCGGCCAGGTAGAAGCTGCTTCCAAAGTAGAAAGAGGAGAAGTCCCACGAGAAGATGTGGCAAACGTCATCGCAGCCACTTTGGAAGATGATTCAACAATTGGTAAAGAATTCCAGGTCGTGGGCGGAACGAAATCGATTAAGGAAGCGATACAATCTCTTTAA